In Anopheles gambiae chromosome 2, idAnoGambNW_F1_1, whole genome shotgun sequence, a single window of DNA contains:
- the LOC11175718 gene encoding SKI family transcriptional corepressor 1: MSSKNIPADKIRTVYIYGQPIISLFVENQERLCLAQISSTLLKDFSYNEIHNRRVALGITCIQCTPVQLEILRRAGAMPASSRRCGMITRREAERLCKSFFGECSQPALPEGFAFSVYHECAWGCTGSFSPARYNSSRAKCIKCAYCSLFFSPNKFIFHSHRLSPHDKYVQPDAANFNSWRRHLKLQGSPPEKIIHAWEDVKAMFNGGTRKRYILSTARKYAGGSTPASSAAQSSAVSSSGSGSGGSAGGGGSVTVTSRPSPSSSLEKPTPLVVMPTPTHAEPRQILPVLGSGIVVPKKEYSDLQPIDATYNSDSCSNSTSPFAHIPHLLSSNSSSVSAPSAGGMRANATVPPVTAAPGGGGGTPGSIASPVATPVMVVPATVPTPSSCSPSATVVSTAAAAAAAAAAAAAMVSNHAAATSTVVTSSAAVAAANFGFKLSCLQPFAFNGIGHFPAMVPSTAGYLVPLLRPTNPKSISAAAMSAFKPVVRARKRYGIGTSALVRWSGPDQQGSLGKCLLNLLLGGLIVLLHHDCCHPVTLVTLVTNVISTDQ, translated from the coding sequence ATCCGCACGGTATACATCTATGGACAACCGATCATCTCGCTGTTTGTGGAGAACCAGGAGCGGCTCTGTCTGGCACAAATTTCCAGCACGCTGCTGAAAGACTTTAGTTACAATGAAATCCACAATCGCCGCGTTGCACTCGGTATCACCTGCATCCAATGTACGCCAGTGCAGCTGGAGATCCTACGACGGGCCGGGGCAATGCCGGCCTCCTCCCGGCGCTGCGGCATGATCACACGGCGTGAGGCGGAGCGTTTGTGCAAGTCGTTTTTTGGCGAATGCTCGCAACCGGCACTACCAGAAGGGTTCGCCTTCAGTGTGTACCACGAGTGTGCCTGGGGTTGCACGGGATCGTTCTCGCCGGCGCGCTACAACTCGTCGCGTGCCAAATGCATCAAGTGTGCGTACTGCAGCCTGTTCTTCTCGCCGAACAAGTTCATCTTCCATTCGCACCGGCTGAGCCCGCACGACAAGTACGTGCAGCCTGACGCAGCCAACTTCAACTCCTGGCGGCGCCATCTGAAGCTGCAGGGCAGTCCGCCAGAGAAGATCATTCACGCCTGGGAAGACGTGAAGGCCATGTTCAATGGAGGCACCCGCAAGCGGTACATCCTCTCGACCGCGCGAAAGTACGCCGGTGGCTCAACGCCGGCATCATCTGCCGCGCAATCTTCGGCCGTTTCTAGCAGCGGCAGTGGTTCGGGTGGTTCGGCCGGAGGAGGAGGCTCCGTCACAGTAACATCCCGCCCGTCACCATCGTCGTCGCTGGAGAAACCGACGCCGCTAGTGGTGATGCCAACGCCGACGCACGCCGAACCACGTCAAATTCTGCCCGTACTCGGCAGTGGCATTGTCGTACCGAAAAAGGAATACTCGGACCTGCAGCCGATCGATGCGACCTACAATAGTGAcagctgcagcaacagcacgagTCCGTTTGCTCACATTCCGCATCTGCTCTCGAGTAACAGCTCGAGTGTGTCCGCACCGTCGGCTGGAGGTATGCGCGCCAATGCGACAGTACCACCGGTGACAGCCGCcccaggtggtggtggtggtactccGGGAAGCATCGCGTCTCCCGTAGCGACCCCGGTAATGGTTGTTCCGGCCACCGTACCAACACCATCCAGCTGTAGCCCATCGGCAACGGTTGTATCAacagcggcggcggccgctgcggctgctgctgctgcagcggcgATGGTATCAAATCATGCAGCGGCCACCTCCACCGTGGTGACCAGTTCGGCAGCGGTTGCTGCAGCCAACTTCGGATTCAAGCTGTCCTGTCTGCAACCGTTCGCTTTTAACGGCATCGGTCACTTTCCGGCAATGGTGCCGAGTACGGCCGGATACCTGGTGCCGCTGTTGCGTCCCACCAACCCGAAAAGCATTTCGGCAGCCGCTATGTCCGCATTTAAGCCCGTGGTAAGGGCGCGAAAAAGGTATGGAATTGGCACCTCAGCCCTGGTGAGGTGGAGTGGACCAGATCAGCAAGGATCTTTGGGGAAATGTTTGTTAAATCTGCTACTAGGCGGCTTAATTGTGCTATTGCACCACGATTGTTGTCACCCTGTCACACTTGTCACACTTGTCACGAACGTTATTTCAACCGATCAGTAA